One window of Pyrus communis chromosome 12, drPyrComm1.1, whole genome shotgun sequence genomic DNA carries:
- the LOC137710835 gene encoding bZIP transcription factor 50, with protein MELEADVGFLDEIDWDLWLEDASISNGLDHVFQLPNPPVTATASTPLPPSSSSSPSSTVEEPDPPSNPSPDLLGAIETILMKDDDFDANKVPLAESGPANNEYYDQFLADILVNSPSTDRDSNAFPDSDKDKFDRSPLTDDADDDPISKKRRRQLRNKDAAVRSRERRKMYVKDLEIKSKYFEAECRRLGNLLQCCYAENHALRLSLQMNNTYQHGHGGLASKQESAVLFLELLLLGSLLWCLDIMCLLALPRTLMTLLLHLHPLKNVDVDGNKALGSVGQRPRGGSSKMFQLRSSSKSRRCKSSRTKMKQSGLPWFLSVYVNSTLPPLMLIT; from the exons ATGGAATTGGAAGCTGATGTTGGATTTCTGGATGAAATCGATTGGGATCTTTGGTTAGAGGACGCCTCTATTTCCAATGGATTGGATCATGTCTTTCAGTTGCCAAATCCACCCGTCACGGCGACCGCTTCAACGCCGCTGCCGCCATCATCATCCTCTTCGCCATCTTCAACGGTGGAGGAGCCTGACCCTCCCTCCAACCCATCCCCGGATTTGCTCGGCGCGATCGAGACCATTTTGATGAAAGACGACGATTTCGACGCCAACAAGGTTCCTTTGGCGGAATCGGGACCCGCTAACAACGAGTACTACGACCAATTTTTGGCAGATATACTCGTCAACTCGCCTTCCACTGACCGCGATTCCAACGCTTTCCCCGATTCCGACAAAGACAAATTCGACCGCTCGCCGCTCACAGATGACGCCGACGACGATCCTATCTCCAAGAAAAGGAGAAG GCAGTTGAGAAACAAGGATGCGGCCGTGAGATCAAGGGAGAGGAGAAAGATGTATGTGAAGGATCTGGAGATTAAGAGCAAGTATTTTGAAGCTGAATGCAGGAGACTGGGGAATCTGCTCCAGTGCTGCTACGCGGAGAATCATGCTTTACGGTTGAGTTTGCAGATGAACAACACATATCAACATGGACATGGTGGTTTGGCCTCAAAGCAGGAGTCTGCTGTGCTCTTTTTGGAACTCCTGCTGTTGGGTTCCCTGCTTTGGTGCCTGGACATCATGTGCCTCCTTGCTCTGCCTCGAACTCTAATGACCCTGCTGTTACATCTACATCCACTGAAAAACGTGGACGTGGACGGAAACAAAGCTCTAGGAAGTGTGGGTCAAAGGCCAAGAGGGGGGTCGAGTAAGATGTTTCAACTCCGATCTTCTTCTAAAAGTAGGAGATGCAAATCGTCAAGGACAAAGATGAAACAGAGTGGGTTGCCTTGGTTCCTGAGTGTTTACGTGAACTCTACTCTCCCTCCTCTAATGTTAATAACTTAA
- the LOC137709885 gene encoding pyrophosphate--fructose 6-phosphate 1-phosphotransferase subunit alpha, whose translation MDSDYGIPRELSDLQKHRSQYQPELPPCLQGATVRVEFGDTTTSLDPTDSNTISRYFPHTYGQPLAHFLRATAKVPGAQVITEHPPVRVGVVFCGRQSPGGHNVIWGLHNALKVHNPNNTLLGFLGGSEGLFAQKTLEITDQILATYKNQGGYDLLGRTKDQIRTVEQVNATLTACKDLKLDGLVIIGGVTSNTDAAQLAETFAEAKCSTKVVGVPVTLNGDLKNQFVEANVGFDTICKVNSQLISNMCTDALSAEKYYYFIRLMGRKASHVALECTLQSHPNLVILGEEVAASKLTLFDIATQICDAVEARAAQDKNHGVILLPEGLIESIPEVYALLKEIHGLHRQGVSADKICTQLSPWASALFEFLPPFIKKQLLLLPESDDSAQLSQIETEKLLAHLVEGEMNKRQKEGTYKGKKFNAICHFFGYQARGSLPSKFDCDYAYVLGHIGYHILAAGLNGYMATITNLRNPANKWRCGAAPLTAMMTVKRWAQNPGTASIGKPAIHPATVDLKGKAYELLRQNATKFLLDDIYRNPGPLQFDGPGADSKAVSLCVEDQDYMGRIKKLQEYLDKVRTIVKPGCSQEVLKAALSVMASVTEVLSVMSSSPINGQSTL comes from the exons ATGGATTCCGACTACGGCATTCCCAGAGAGCTCTCTGATCTTCAGAAACACCGATCCCAATACCAACCCGAGCTTCCTCCTTGCCTTCAG GGAGCTACCGTGAGGGTTGAATTTGGTGATACAACCACATCTTTAGATCCCACCGATTCCAACACCATCAGTCGCTACTTTCCCCACACTTACGGTCAGCCTTTGGCTCACTTTCTCAGGGCAACTGCCAAAGTCCCTGGTGCTCAGGTTATTACTGAGCATCCCCCTGTTAG GGTGGGAGTTGTCTTTTGTGGGAGACAATCACCTGGAGGACATAATGTCATATGGGGTCTTCACAACGCTCTAAAAGTTCACAACCCTAACAATACCTTACTTGGGTTTTTGG GGGGTTCTGAAGGTTTGTTTGCACAAAAAACTCTTGAGATAACAGATCAAATTCTTGCAACCTACAAAAACCAAG GTGGTTATGATTTGCTGGGAAGGACAAAAGACCAAATTAGAACAGTTGAGCAAGTCAACGCTACACTTACCGCATGCAAGGATTTGAAATTGGATGGCCTTGTCATTATTGGAG GTGTGACATCAAATACCGATGCCGCCCAGCTTGCAGAGACATTTGCGGAAGCAAAATGCTCAACAAAG gTGGTTGGTGTTCCTGTCACTTTGAATGGAGATCTTAAGAACCAGTTCGTCGAAGCAAATGTTGGTTTTGATACAATATGTAAG GTGAATTCCCAATTAATCAGCAATATGTGCACTGATGCTCTTTCTGCAGAGAAG TATTATTATTTCATTCGACTCATGGGCCGGAAGGCATCACATGTTGCATTGGAGTGCACCCTCCAGTCCCATCCGAATTTG GTTATTCTTGGTGAGGAGGTGGCGGCATCAAAGCTAACTCTTTTTGACATTGCAACACAAATTTGTGATGCAGTGGAAGCCCGTGCAGCACAAG ACAAGAATCATGGTGTCATCCTTTTACCTGAAGGACTCATAGAAAGCATTCCTGAGGTGTATGCCCTCTTGAAG GAAATTCATGGTTTGCACAGGCAAGGAGTATCTGCCGATAAAATTTGTACTCAACTTTCACCTTGGGCATCTGCGTTGTTTGAATTCTTGCCACCATTCATCAAGAAACAG CTACTACTTTTGCCTGAATCAGATGACTCTGCGCAACTATCCCAG ATTGAGACAGAGAAACTTCTTGCACATCTTGTGGAGGGGGAAATGAATAAGCGTCAG AAAGAGGGCACATACAAGGGGAAGAAATTTAATGCTATATGCCACTTCTTCGGTTATCAGGCTCGGGGGTCTTTACCATCAAAGTTCGATTGTGACTATGCTTAT GTTCTAGGGCACATTGGCTACCATATTCTCGCAGCTGGTTTGAATGGTTACATGGCAACTATAACTAACTTGAGGAATCCTGCGAATAAGTGGCGTTGTGGTGCTGCTCCACTTACC GCAATGATGACCGTTAAGCGTTGGGCTCAAAATCCTGGGACTGCTTCAATTGGAAAACCAGCTATTCATCCCGCTACTGTAGATTTGAAAGGCAAAGCATATGA GTTGTTGAGGCAAAATGCTACAAAATTCCTGCTTGATGATATCTACAGAAACCCAGGGCCTCTGCAGTTTGATGGTCCTGGTGCCGATTCTAAGGCTGTATCACTATGTGTTGAAGACCAGGATTACATGGGGCGTATCAAGAAACTGCAGGAGTATCTTGACAAG GTTCGAACCATTGTAAAGCCTGGGTGCTCGCAAGAGGTTCTGAAAGCAGCTTTGAGTGTGATGGCGTCTGTGACAGAAGTCCTCTCGGTTATGTCCTCGTCTCCTATCAATGGCCAATCGACCCTTTGA
- the LOC137710836 gene encoding uncharacterized protein, with product MGSVLSSTTENPDPSSPNSMIPTDSHKAGSPPNSSNPHMADSDSKTPDDQNRKHSLDPQLDNKTLEEEKREEDEGQSENVMEEEEEEEEGECGFCLFMKGGGCKESFIAWEECVRESEKTKEDVVEKCFEVTATLKKCMQAHSDYYLPILKAEEAAEKEVAKELEKEKDSESSEKNATLENTDQKGGSCSEKGDN from the coding sequence ATGGGGAGTGTTTTGTCGTCCACTACAGAAAATCCTGACCCGTCCTCGCCCAACTCAATGATTCCCACTGATTCTCATAAGGCTGGCTCACCACCAAACTCATCAAATCCCCACATGGCCGATTCAGATTCTAAAACCCCAGACGACCAAAATCGAAAACATTCCTTAGACCCCCAATTGGATAACAAAACCCTAGAAGAAGAGAAGCGTGAGGAAGATGAAGGGCAATCAGAGAATGTtatggaggaagaagaggaagaggaggagggagaGTGTGGCTTTTGCTTGTTCATGAAAGGGGGAGGGTGCAAGGAGAGTTTCATAGCTTGGGAAGAGTGCGTTAGGGAGTCTGAGAAGACAAAGGAGGATGTTGTTGAAAAGTGCTTTGAGGTCACCGCAACATTGAAGAAGTGTATGCAGGCTCATTCAGATTACTATCTGCCCATTTTGAAGGCTGAGGAGGCAGCTGAGAAGGAGGTTGCCAAAGAattggagaaagaaaaggaTTCTGAGAGCTCGGAGAAAAATGCTACTCTGGAAAATACGGATCAAAAGGGTGGAAGTTGTAGTGAAAAAGGAGACAATTAG
- the LOC137710471 gene encoding cyclin-dependent kinase B2-2, producing the protein MEMIGGAANKGASAMEAFEKLEKVGEGTYGKVYRAREKATGKIVALKKTRLHEDEEGVPPTTLREVSILRMLSRDPHIVKLMDVKQGQNKEGKTVLYLVFEYMDTDLKKFIRTFRQSGDHIPSPTVKSLMFQLCKGVAFCHGHGILHRDLKPHNLLMDRKSMMLKIADLGLARAFTVPLKKYTHEILTLWYRAPEVLLGATHYSTAVDIWSVGCIFAELVTKQALFPGDSELQQLLHIFRLLGTPNEVVWPGVSKLKDWHEYPQWSPQSLSKAVPNLDEMGLDLLLQMLQYDPAKRISAKTAMEHPYFDGLNKDSL; encoded by the exons atggagatGATCGGAGGAGCGGCGAATAAAGGAGCATCGGCGATGGAGGCGTTCGAGAAGCTGGAGAAGGTGGGAGAAGGGACTTACGGGAAGGTGTACAGAGCGAGAGAGAAGGCGACTGGGAAGATCGTGGCCCTCAAGAAAACTCGCCTCCACGAGGACGAGGAAGGCGTCCCTCCCACCACTCTCCGCGAAGTCTCCATTCTCCGCATGCTCTCCAGAGACCCCCACATCGTCAA GCTGATGGATGTGAAACAAGGGCAGAACAAGGAGGGAAAGACTGTACTCTACTTGGTGTTTGAGTACATGGACACTGATCTCAAGAAATTCATCCGCACCTTCCGTCAATCTGGAGACCACATTCCGTCCCCCACCGTTAAG AGCCTGATGTTCCAACTCTGCAAAGGTGTTGCCTTTTGCCATGGTCACGGAATTTTGCACAG GGATCTTAAGCCTCACAATCTTCTGATGGACCGCAAGTCTATGATGCTTAAAATTGCAGACCTTGGACTTGCTAGAGCTTTTACTGTGCCACTCAAGAAGTATACTCATGAG ATATTGACCCTCTGGTATAGGGCTCCAGAAGTTCTTCTGGGAGCTACACATTACTCAACTGCAGTGGATATTTGGTCTGTTGGCTGTATATTTG CTGAACTTGTCACGAAGCAAGCACTCTTCCCTGGGGACTCTGAACTGCAGCAGCTCCTACATATATTCAG GTTGTTGGGCACTCCAAATGAGGTGGTGTGGCCAGGTGTAAGCAAGCTCAAGGACTGGCACGAGTACCCCCAGTGGAGTCCCCAAAGTTTGTCGAAGGCTGTTCCCAATTTGGACGAGATGGGGCTGGATTTGTTGTTG CAAATGTTGCAGTACGATCCTGCAAAACGCATTTCAGCAAAGACAGCCATGGAGCACCCTTACTTTGATGGTTTGAACAAGGATTCTCTCTGA
- the LOC137711346 gene encoding protein FAR1-RELATED SEQUENCE 5-like codes for MDSEPLNIDSDNQVAEFGEEDDAATALHLQHTDHSYDIFDDHLVQPSNSPRSRDDFPNGDGDPSLEPYEGMEFDSEQASRIFYNSYARRVGFSTRVSVYQRSRRDGSIICRQIVCSREGFRRDGGENRSKRQRTVTRVGCKAQMTVKKQTSGRWAVSKLVKEHNHELVPPDRVHCLRSHRHVSGPARSLIDTLQAAGMGPSGVMSVLIKESGGINNVGFTKVDCQNYMSSSRQRTLGSGGQVVFDYLKRMQVEDPDFFCAVQGDFENSTGNIFWADANSRMNYDYFGDTVTFDTTYRTNRYRVPFAPFTGWNHHGQPVLFGCALLLNESESSFVWLFQTWLAAMSSRYPVSLTTDQDRIIRAAVVHVFPRTRHRFCKWNVFREAQEKLSDIYHSHPTFEAELLKCINVTETIEEFESCWESLVQRYDLGDNEWLQSIYNARQQWVPVFLQDTFFGEMSATQGSDNINSYFDGYINASTSIQVLIKQYEKAIATRHEREVKADYDTMNSSPILRTPSPMEKQAAKLYTRIIFMKFQEELVETLAYPATVVDDTGSETMYRVAKFGEDHKMHSVKFNVFEKKARCSCQLFEFSGIICRHILAVFRVTNVLTLPSHYILKRWTKNAKSGVVWDENTLGLPNDSQDSTAARYDNLRREAIKYVEEGAESVHVYNVAMDALHEAVNEVAAAKKHGLAIVQNTPVNCSQKLQSCTMDQDKKIERLAAELEISSQQCEAYREKLLAVLKDMEEQKLKISVNVQNVRLNLKI; via the exons ATGGACTCTGAGCCTCTCAACATTGACTCTGACAACCAAGTGGCGGAATTTGGCGAAGAAGATGACGCCGCCACCGCCCTCCACTTACAACACACTGATCATAGCTATGATATTTTCGATGATCACTTGGTTCAACCCTCTAATTCTCCTAGGTCTCGTGATGATTTCCCTAATGGGGATGGGGACCCCAGTCTCGAACCCTATGAGGGCATGGAATTCGACTCTGAACAGGCCTCCCGCATTTTCTATAACTCTTATGCCCGTCGAGTTGGTTTCAGCACCCGCGTCAGCGTCTACCAGCGCTCCCGTCGCGATGGCTCCATCATATGCCGCCAAATTGTCTGCTCCCGTGAAGGCTTTCGCCGCGACGGTGGTGAAAATAGGTCCAAGCGCCAGCGTACGGTTACTAGAGTTGGTTGTAAAGCACAGATGACCGTCAAGAAACAGACTTCAGGACGATGGGCTGTTTCAAAGCTGGTAAAGGAACATAACCATGAGCTTGTGCCTCCGGATAGGGTGCATTGTCTCCGTTCGCATAGGCATGTCTCTGGTCCTGCTCGAAGCCTGATTGATACCCTTCAAGCGGCTGGCATGGGTCCTAGTGGAGTGATGTCTGTGCTTATCAAGGAGTCAGGTGGAATTAATAACGTTGGTTTCACAAAAGTTGATTGCCAGAACTATATGAGTAGCAGCAGGCAGAGAACTCTTGGGAGTGGGGGTCAGGTCGTTTTTGACTATTTGAAGCGAATGCAGGTCGAGGATCCTGATTTCTTTTGTGCTGTCCAGGGTGATTTTGAAAACTCGACGGGAAACATTTTCTGGGCTGATGCAAATTCGAGAATGAATTATGACTACTTTGGAGACACTGTAACATTTGACACAACTTATAGGACAAACCGATACCGTGTCCCATTTGCCCCTTTTACCGGGTGGAATCATCACGGACAGCCTGTTTTATTTGGATGTGCATTACTCCTTAATGAGTCAGAGTCCTCATTTGTTTGGCTCTTCCAGACTTGGCTAGCTGCAATGTCTAGCCGCTATCCTGTCTCACTCACAACAGACCAGGATAGAATCATTCGAGCTGCTGTTGTGCATGTGTTCCCCAGAACTCGCCACCGGTTTTGTAAATGGAACGTATTCAGAGAAGCTCAGGAGAAATTGTCCGACATATACCACTCACACCCCACTTTTGAAGCTGaattgctgaagtgcatcaatgTGACAGAGACAATTGAGGAATTTGAGTCATGTTGGGAGTCCTTAGTTCAAAGATATGATCTTGGGGATAATGAGTGGCTTCAGTCAATATACAATGCTCGGCAACAATGGGTGCCAGTTTTTCTCCAGGATACATTTTTTGGTGAGATGTCAGCAACCCAAGGAAGTGATAATATAAACTCATATTTTGATGGCTATATAAACGCATCAACTAGCATTCAGGTGCTGATAAAGCAGTATGAAAAAGCAATTGCCACTCGCCATGAAAGGGAAGTAAAGGCAGATTATGATACAATGAACAGCTCTCCAATTCTGAGGACGCCATCTCCAATGGAAAAACAAGCTGCCAAACTTTATACAAGGATAatattcatgaaattccaagaGGAATTAGTCGAGACGCTTGCTTATCCTGCAACCGTGGTTGATGATACAGGATCAGAAACCATGTATCGGGTGGCAAAATTTGGGGAAGACCACAAGATGCACTCTGTTAAGTTCAATGTTTTTGAGAAGAAAGCCCGTTGCAGCTGCCAATTGTTTGAGTTTTCAGGCATTATATGTAGGCACATATTAGCAGTCTTCCGAGTAACCAATGTTCTTACACTTCCATCACACTATATATTAAAACGTTGGACAAAAAATGCCAAAAGTGGAGTTGTATGGGATGAGAACACTCTTGGATTGCCGAATGATTCTCAAGATTCCACTGCTGCTCGGTATGATAATCTACGCAGGGAAGCAATCAAATATGTAGAAGAAGGGGCTGAATCTGTGCATGTTTATAATGTGGCAATGGACGCTCTTCACGAAGCTGTAAATGAGGTTGCTGCAGCAAAGAAGCATGGTCTTGCAATTGTCCAGAATACCCCAGTAAATTGCAGTCAGAAACTTCAGTCTTGTACCATG GACCAGGACAAGAAAATTGAAAGGTTGGCAGCTGAGTTGGAAATTTCAAGTCAGCAATGTGAAGCATACAGAGAAAAGCTACTTGCCGTTTTGAAAGATATGGAAGAGCAGAAGTTAAAGATATCAGTAAATGTTCAGAATGTAAGGCTAAACTTAAAAATTTAG
- the LOC137710470 gene encoding protein PIN-LIKES 3-like — translation MELLQLFVTASIPVLKVLLITALGSYLALDRVDILGEVTRKNLNTVVFYVFSPALVGSNLAKTITYESMVKMWFMPVNILITFIIGSVLGWILIQLTRPPAHLRGLVLGCCAAGNLGNLLLIIVPAVCKEKGSPFGAPDVCHTYAMAYASLSMAIGAVYLWSYVYNIVRISSTRGTQDSNQSTERSPTSDQVSCTEPLLSSKEYVIVEENGDQYSLPYTAVPEEKPKVTTSGKLKQRIVMVFEKINLKTIFAPSTIGAIVGFAIGVIPQIQKLLIGDGAPLRVIQDTAYLLGDGAIPALTLIIGGNLLKGLRGSGIQKSLVVGIIVVRFVALPLIGILVIKGALKFGLVHSDPLYLFVLLLQFSLPPAMNIGTMTQLFGAGENECSVIMLWAYAFASLSLTFWSAAFMWIVTRL, via the exons ATGGAACTTCTGCAGCTGTTCGTGACTGCCTCAATTCCGGtgttgaaagtgcttttgataACAGCACTCGGCTCTTATCTTGCTCTTGATCGTGTCGATATTTTGGGGGAAGTTACTAGAAAGAACTTAAACACT GTCGTATTTTATGTGTTCAGTCCTGCTCTGGTGGGCTCCAACCTTGCGAAGACAATTACATATGAAAGCATGGTTAAAAT GTGGTTCATGCCAGTGAATATCCTCATCACGTTTATAATTGGTTCCGTGCTCGGATGGATTCTCATCCAATTAACAAGGCCTCCTGCCCATCTGCGAGGCCTTGTCTTGGGTTGCTGTGCTGCAG GAAATTTGGGTAACTTGCTCCTCATTATAGTCCCAGCAGTCTGTAAAGAAAAAGGGAGCCCGTTTGGAGCTCCTGATGTCTGTCACACATATGCTATGGCTTATGCTTCGCTCTCAATGGCG ATAGGAGCCGTTTATTTGTGGTCCTATGTATATAATATTGTGCGGATATCTTCAACAAGGGGCACCCAAGATTCTAATCAGTCCACGGAAAGGTCCCCTACATCCGACCAAGTAAGTTGCACTGAGCCGCTGCTTTCTTCAAAGGAATATGTCATAGTTGAGGAAAATGGGGATCAATATTCACTGCCATACACTGCTGTGCCTGAAGAAAAACCAAAG GTGACAACTTCAGGTAAACTAAAGCAACGTATAGTGATGGTGTTTGAAAAGATCAATCTGAAAACAATATTTGCCCCTTCAACTATTGGAGCG ATTGTTGGTTTTGCAATCGGAGTCATTCCTCAGATTCAAAAATTACTGATAGGAGATGGTGCTCCTCTACGGGTGATTCAAGATACTGCTTATTTGTTGGG AGACGGAGCCATCCCAGCTCTCACTTTGATAATAGGAGGAAACCTGCTTAAGG GTTTGAGAGGGTCAGGGATTCAGAAATCTCTTGTTGTTGGCATCATAGTTGTTCGTTTTGTTGCCCTGCCTCTTATAGGCATATTGGTTATTAAAGGGGCACTGAAATTTGGGTTGGTGCACTCTGATCCATTATATCTGTTTGTTCTTCTGCTTCAGTTTTCACTCCCACCTGCGATGAACATAG GAACAATGACGCAATTATTCGGAGCAGGAGAGAATGAATGTTCAGTTATCATGCTGTGGGCTTATGCTTTCGCGTCACTGTCACTTACATTCTGGTCCGCCGCCTTCATGTGGATTGTGACGCGACTGTGA
- the LOC137710814 gene encoding protein PIN-LIKES 3-like, whose translation MELLQLFVTASIPVLKVLLITALGSCLALDRVDVLGEVTRKNVNTVVFYVFNPALVGSNLARTITYQSMVKLWFMPVNILITFIIGSVLGWILLQLTRPPARLRGLVLGCCAAGNLGNLLLIIVPAVCKEKGSPFGAPDVCHTYAMAYASLSMAIGAVYLWSYVYNIVRISSIRGTQDSNQSAEKSSTSDQASCTEPLLSSKERVTVGENQDQYALPYTAVPEEEAKAMTSSKLKKHIVMVFKKINLKAIFAPSTTGAVVGFAIGVIPQIRNLLIGDGAPLRVIQDTAYLLGDGAIPALTLIIGGNLLKGLRGSGIQKSLVVGIIVVRYVALPLIGILVIKGALKFGLVHSDPLYLFVLLLQFSLPPAMNIGTMTQLFGAGENECSVIMLWTYAFASLSLTFWSAVFMWLVTRL comes from the exons ATGGAGCTTCTGCAGCTGTTTGTGACGGCCTCAATTCCGGtgttgaaagtgcttttgataACAGCACTTGGCTCATGTCTTGCTCTTGATCGTGTCGATGTTTTGGGGGAAGTTACTAGAAAGAACGTAAACACT GTTGTATTTTATGTGTTCAATCCTGCTCTCGTGGGTTCCAACCTTGCGCGGACAATTACATACCAAAGCATGGTTAAATT GTGGTTCATGCCAGTGAATATCCTCATCACATTTATAATTGGTTCCGTGCTCGGATGGATTCTCCTCCAATTAACAAGGCCTCCTGCCCGTCTGCGAGGCCTTGTCTTGGGTTGCTGTGCTGCAG GAAATTTGGGTAACTTGCTCCTCATTATAGTCCCAGCAGTCTGTAAAGAAAAAGGGAGCCCGTTTGGAGCTCCTGATGTCTGTCATACATATGCTATGGCTTATGCTTCGCTCTCAATGGCG ATAGGAGCCGTTTATTTGTGGTCCTATGTATATAATATTGTGAGGATATCTTCAATAAGGGGCACCCAAGATTCTAATCAGTCCGCCGAGAAGTCCTCCACATCCGACCAAGCAAGTTGCACTGAGCCTCTGCTTTCTTCAAAGGAACGTGTCACAGTTGGTGAAAATCAGGATCAATATGCACTGCCATACACTGCTGTGCCAGAAGAAGAAGCAAAG GCGATGACTTCAAGTAAACTAAAGAAACATATAGTCATGGTGTTTAAAAAGATCAATCTGAAAGCAATATTTGCCCCTTCAACTACTGGAGCG GTGGTTGGTTTTGCAATCGGAGTCATCCCTCAGATTAGAAATTTACTGATAGGGGATGGTGCTCCTCTACGGGTGATTCAAGATACTGCTTATTTGTTGGG GGACGGAGCCATCCCAGCTCTCACTTTGATAATAGGAGGAAACCTACTTAAAG GTTTGAGAGGGTCAGGGATTCAGAAATCTCTTGTCGTTGGCATCATAGTTGTTCGTTATGTTGCCCTGCCTCTTATAGGCATATTGGTTATTAAAGGGGCACTGAAATTTGGGTTGGTGCACTCTGATCCATTATATCTGTTTGTTCTTCTGCTTCAGTTTTCACTCCCACCTGCGATGAACATAG GAACAATGACGCAATTATTTGGAGCAGGAGAGAATGAATGTTCAGTTATCATGTTGTGGACTTATGCCTTTGCTTCACTGTCGCTTACATTCTGGTCCGCCGTCTTCATGTGGCTTGTAACGCGActgtga